The window ATTCTTTCTGATCTGGTGTGAGGAAGAAGAAAGCCAACCTGATGCAGCTGATCCGCCCATCGTTCTAGGAATTGATTGATTCGATTTATTTCTGCTTCTGAACTCGTTGGTGTTCTTGAGGAATTCTGAGGTCTTTGCTCTTGGATTCCGAACAGCTCGTAACAACAAATTGCTACGCTTTGAGCTAAATTTAATGTTTGATATGCTCCCGTAGGAATCCGAACCCATCTTTGCGCCCACTCCAGTTCCTCGTTACTAAGACCACGGTCTTCAGCACCAAAAATTATTGCATTGGGGGTGTTAGATTGAATCAGCCATTTGAAAGGCAATTGTAGGCCTTCCAACTTTCGATTTCGGTGCCGCTGCTGGGCTGTTGTCGCAATGACTCTTGAGCAATCTTGGAGAGCAACTTCAAGGCTTTGAACAATCTTCGTCTTTTGCAGAATCTCTTTGGCATGTGTTGCCATTTTGAGGGCATCTTCACTTTGAGGATCGCAACGAGGATTGACCAGAAACAACTCATTGAAACCAAAATTCATCATCACTCGAGCGATTGAACCAACGTTGAGTGCTCCTTGGGGTTCTACTAAAACGATTCTAGGAAGCATTCACCTTCTTCTTGACACTGATCGAAAACGATATAGTTTGGGAATCCAAGTCGGGGTGTAGCGCAGCCTGGTAGCGCACACGTCTGGGGGGCGTGTGGTCGCTGGTTCAAATCCAGTCACCCCGACCAGCCTTTTCCCCTTTTGATTTCAATGATTTAACGCCTGCTAGATAGTAATTTTCCGAGTTTACGCAAGAAACAAGTAAGCAAAGAGATCATTTGGTCATTTCCTTCATTATTTCAAGGAATTACCAATGTCTCGAAGCAACCTAGGAAGAGTAAACAAATTTAAAAAGTTTACTCAAGGATCAGCGGAAGATTCTGCCACATCTTCTATTCCCACCTCGAAAAATTCCTTATCAAAAACTTGCCCGAAGAGAGCTAATCAAAAGCTACGGGAAAAATCCACAAAATATTCTGGTCTCTATACAGAAGTTTTGAAGGATGGAGATTTATCCTACATCGGCAGGTTCAAGATACATGGAAAGAATAAGCGAGTCTCTCTAGGACGAAGAAGCGAAGGCATGACTCTGGAGTCTGCCTGCGTTCTTCGTCTTCAGATGATGGAGAAAGCACGTCAACAAATTT is drawn from SAR324 cluster bacterium and contains these coding sequences:
- a CDS encoding RNA methyltransferase; this translates as MLPRIVLVEPQGALNVGSIARVMMNFGFNELFLVNPRCDPQSEDALKMATHAKEILQKTKIVQSLEVALQDCSRVIATTAQQRHRNRKLEGLQLPFKWLIQSNTPNAIIFGAEDRGLSNEELEWAQRWVRIPTGAYQTLNLAQSVAICCYELFGIQEQRPQNSSRTPTSSEAEINRINQFLERWADQLHQVGFLLPHTRSERIAKLRSILYRSELSQNDLALLEGIVSQTNWALRTNQFDTSKTLLNQDGQDTDR